In a single window of the Entelurus aequoreus isolate RoL-2023_Sb linkage group LG16, RoL_Eaeq_v1.1, whole genome shotgun sequence genome:
- the LOC133631574 gene encoding phospholipid hydroperoxide glutathione peroxidase-like — translation MVSPVMWLRRSFQSSVLLGVLWSKGLLRTMCASANDWQSAKSIYDFTARDIDGNEVSLEKYKGYVCIIVNVASKUGKTAVNYTQLAKMHTSYAEAGLRILGFPCNQFGGQEPGTEAEIKEFAKGFNVEFDLFSKIDVNGDKAHPLWKWMKAQPKGKGFLVNAIKWNFAKFLIDRQGLVVKRYGTTDDPVVVEKDLPTYLK, via the exons ATGGTTTCACCAGTCATGTGGCTCCGGCGGTCCTTCCAGTCTTCTGTGTTGTTGGGCGTGTTGTGGAGCAAAGGActgctgagaaccatg TGTGCAAGCGCGAACGACTGGCAATCTGCCAAGTCAATCTATGACTTCACTGCCAGAGATATCGACGGCAACGAGGTGTCACTGGAGAAATACAA GGGTTATGTCTGCATCATTGTAAATGTGGCCTCCAAGTGAGGAAAGACCGCAGTGAACTACACTCAGCTGGCGAAAATGCACACTTCCTATGCTGAGGCTGGTTTGCGCATCCTGGGATTCCCATGTAATCAGTTTGGAGGACAG GAGCCCGGAACTGAAGCAGAGATTAAAGAGTTTGCCAAAGGCTTCAATGTCGAGTTTGACCTCTTCAGTAAAATTGATGTGAACGGAGACAAAGCTCACCCTCTTTGGAAGTGGATGAAGGCTCAGCCTAAAGGAAAGGGTTTCCTGGTAAA TGCAATCAAATGGAATTTCGCCAAG TTCCTAATTGACAGACAGGGACTTGTGGTGAAGCGTTACGGCACAACAGACGATCCTGTA GTGGTGGAGAAGGATCTGCCAACTTACCTGAAGTAG
- the LOC133631265 gene encoding general transcription factor II-I repeat domain-containing protein 2-like, whose amino-acid sequence MAKRKVDTENRGFQTRWESEYMFLEVAGKPVCLLCGESVAVLKEYNLRRHYETKHADKNKNMDMEQRLQKAEELKRGLKSRQALFKKAKSQGQAAVKASFILAEEIAKSARPFTEGDFIKNCMIKVCDEVCPEKRQLFLNVSLSRNTIAERVDQLSINLKEQLVKKGKDFIAYSLAVDESTDISDIAQLSIFIRGVDSSLSVTEEFLALRPMHGTTTGQDLYEEVSRCVNEMELPWEKLVGLTTDGAPAMCGHRSGLVAKIREKMQEENATGELTAYHCIIHQEALCGKALKMEHVMSIITRTVNFIRAKGLNHRQFKAFLTELETEHGDLPYHTEVRWLSQGKVLQRCFELREEICLFLDSKGKNTTQLRDEMFLCEMAFLCDITSHLNAMNLQLQGRDHVISDMYSTVKAFKTKLTLWETQMRKENLTHFSSCQTMKEKLSTSAFPSAQLANKISMLAADFRRRFADFEAQKSRLELLGNPFAVDVESSPPNLQMELIDLQCNDALRAKYAAVGAAEFARFLPDTMPQLRIQAAQTLSMFGSTYLCEQLFSLMNLNKTSHRSRLTAEHLHSILRISSAQSLTPNIDELVEKMGHHQVSPSTSNK is encoded by the coding sequence ATGGCAAAACGGAAGGTGGACACTGAGAACCGGGGGTTTCAAACAAGGTGGGAGTCGGAGTATATGTTTTTGGAGGTAGCTGGAAAACCTGTGTGTCTTCTGTGTGGAGAAAGTGTGGCGGTACTGAAAGAGTATAATCTGAGACGACATTATGAAACGAAACACGCGGACAAAAACAAGAATATGGACATGGAACAAAGGCTACAAAAGGCAGAGGAATTAAAACGAGGCCTCAAATCTCGACAGGCTCTGTTCAAAAAAGCCAAATCACAAGGCCAGGCTGCTGTCAAGGCCAGTTTTATTTTGGCAGAAGAGATCGCTAAATCAGCCCGGCCATTTACGGAGGGAGATTTCATCAAAAACTGCATGATTAAAGTTTGTGACGAAGTTTGCCCAGAAAAAAGGCAACTCTTTTTAAATGTGAGTCTGAGCAGAAACACCATTGCCGAGAGAGTAGACCAGTTGTCCATCAATCTAAAAGAGCAGCTTGTGAAAAAGGGAAAAGATTTCATTGCATATTCCTTGGCTGTGGATGAGAGCACCGACATTTCTGACATTGCCCAGTTGTCAATTTTCATCCGCGGAGTGGACTCCAGCCTAAGCGTGACAGAGGAGTTTTTGGCTTTACGTCCTATGCATGGCACAACTACGGGGCAAGATTTGTATGAAGAGGTGTCAAGATGTGTAAATGAGATGGAGCTGCCTTGGGAAAAACTCGTGGGTTTGACAACCGACGGAGCACCTGCGATGTGTGGACACAGGAGCGGACTGGTAGCGAAGATACGGGAAAAGATGCAAGAGGAAAACGCGACAGGTGAGCTGACAGCTTATCATTGTATCATACACCAGGAAGCGTTGTGCGGTAAAGCCTTGAAAATGGAGCATGTAATGAGCATCATCACGCGCACAGTTAACTTTATCAGAGCCAAAGGTTTGAATCACCGCCAGTTCAAGGCATTTCTGACGGAGTTAGAAACGGAGCATGGTGATTTGCCTTATCACACAGAGGTGCGATGGCTAAGCCAGGGAAAGGTGCTTCAAAGATGTTTCGAGCTTCGTGAGGAGATTTGTCTGTTCTTGGACAGCAAAgggaaaaacacaacacaactccgAGACGAAATGTTTCTGTGTGAAATGGCTTTTCTGTGTGACATTACGAGTCATCTGAATGCAATGAACTTGCAGCTGCAGGGTCGGGATCATGTCATCTCtgatatgtacagtacagtgaaGGCATTTAAAACCAAACTGACTCTGTGGGAGACGCAGATGCGGAAAGAAAATTTGACCCACTTTTCCAGCTGCCAGACCATGAAAGAGAAGCTCTCTACCAGTGCATTCCCGAGCGCACAGTTGGCTAATAAAATAAGTATGCTTGCCGCTGACTTTCGACGCCGATTTGCTGACTTTGAAGCACAAAAAAGTAGGTTGGAACTGCTCGGTAACCCGTTTGCTGTTGACGTGGAAAGCTCACCACCAAACCTTCAAATGGAGTTGATTGACCTCCAATGCAATGATGCACTGAGGGCAAAATATGCGGCAGTGGGTGCTGCGGAGTTCGCCCGTTTCCTCCCCGACACAATGCCCCAGCTGCGCATCCAGGCTGCTCAAACGTTGTCTATGTTTGGCAGCACATACCTGTGTGAACAACTGTTTTCTTTGATGAACCTGAACAAAACATCACACAGAAGTCGACTTACTGCTGAACACCTCCATTCAATCTTGAGGATTTCCTCAGCTCAGAGCCTTACCCCGAACATTGATGAACTTGTGGAAAAGATGGGACACCACCAAGTATCACCCTCAACCTCAAAcaagtga